The DNA sequence TAGTAAATTTGACGGAAATAACTTATTCCATTTTTTCCAACGATTCGCGAATATTTTCACGCAAGCTCCTTTTAGTTGCTTGCTTAGAAAATTTTAGCGAATCAAAAATGGAATAAGTTATTTTTGATCCGTCACTTACTCCACTTATCTTTGCCCAAATTCTCAGTCATTGGATCATCTTGTACAACATATAGAAAGCCTCATTTTTACCACTGATCACTCGATCAGCCTGGAAGAGATTGACAGCGTGCTGGAAGAGGCCTTCGGGCTCAACTTCCCCGATGAGCAGATTATTGAAGCTATTGAAGAATTGAAGGAACGCTACGCTTCTCCTCGCTACGCTTTCGAGATTGTTGAAATTGGTGGTGGCTACCAATTTCTTACCAAAGGAGCTTATCACAATACGGTGGGGGTCTTTTTGCGGCAAACCACCCACAAGCGACTGTCGAGGTCGGCGCTGGAAACACTTTCGATTGTGGCTTACCGCCAACCGGTGACAAAATCTGAGCTGGAAGCCATCCGTGGAGTGAGTTGCGACTACGCCATGCAGAAACTATTGGAGAAGGAGCTTGTTATTATTGTAGGGCGTAGCGACGGGCCGGGTAAACCCCTGCTCTACGCAACCAGCGGCAAGTTTATGGATTATTTTGGTCTCAAAAGCATGGATGACCTGCCCAAGCCCAAAGAATTTAGTAGCCCTGAAAATGCTATCGGTGAACACGCTCCGATCGAAGAAGATATCGAAAATTATCGGGGCAGAGCCGCTACTGAAATGGGAGAAGAAGAGTAAGTTATTATGGAACAACCCCTCGTCAACCGGGTCGCAAATAGTGGATTGATTACCATTAAGTTGGAAGAGTTTTTTCCTTCACAGGAACTGGCAATCTTTGACCTGAAGGATTATCTCTTCATGGAAATGATCCTCAAAGAAAAAGATTTTCGTGAAGCTCTCAAAGACCATAATTGGGAGCAATACCAAGGCAAGATATTACTGGTCTATTGCTCAGCGGATGCCATCATTCCGGTTTGGGCTTATATGCTGGTAGCGACTTATGCAGCACCCTTCGCACATGATGTTTTTCAGGGCACTGCCGATGATTTTTACCGGACTTATTTCCTGCGTCAATTGGACCAACTAGATACCGAGCAGTACCGCGATCAGCGCCTGGTCATCAAAGGTTGTAGCGATCACCCTGTCCCTCCTGCTGCTTACTTAGAGATTACCCGCAAACTTCAGCCACTGGCCAAAAGCATTATGTACGGAGAGCCGTGCAGTACCGTGCCCGTGTATAAACAGCCACGGAAGTAGGCCCAAAGCATGCCACAAAAAACACACCACTACTCCCTCCACCTCAACTGGACGGGCAACAAAGGCCAGGGCACCTCTTCTTACGATGTCTATGCGCGAGATCACGAATTGAGTGCTGAAGGAAAGCAAGTCGTCCTTCCGGGCTCGTCCGATCCGGCATTTCGTGGCGACCCTACCCGCTACAATCCTGAAGAATTGCTGTTGGCTTCTCTTTCTAGTTGCCACATGCTTTGGTTTTTACACCTTTGCAGTACCCATGGAATAGTGGTCGTTGCTTATGAAGATACGCCGGTGGGAACCATGCTGGAAACCAAGACAGGGAATGGTCATTTCACGGAAGTTGTCTTACGCCCTCGTGTAAAAGTAGCGACGGGAGCCACCTTGGAAAAAATCCCTGAACTGCATCACCAGGCCAACAAGTATTGCTTTATTGCTAATTCTGTTAATTTTCCGGTACGCCACGAGGGCGAAGTAGAATTTGTTACCGACTGATTTTTTTTCTATTATCTTTAGCGTATTACTAAGTTATTTTTGATCCGTCACTAAGCAACAACGTGAGTTGTCCTTTGCGCAATACTAACGTCAAAATCTCGTCCCCATGAGCAAGCAAAAACTTTGGAGTATTAATCTGATCCTTCTGGCGCTGACCAGTATTTTTATCTTGGTAGCTTCCCAGATGTCTTCGACGGAAAAGAAAGATTACGACTGGGAGCCTACCGATAATGTTCCCCAGATCGTCAAAAGCATGGACCTGAATAAGGCTTTCAGCTTCTGTGGGGAAGCACTACCAATGGATAATTTTGACGTTCGAGAAAGACTTGATCGAGAGCTTACCGTGAATACCTATTGGCATTCCAGCACCATTTTATCGATAAAGTCAACGATGCGTTTTTTTCCTATCATGGACAAAATTTTAGAAGAAGAAGGGGTACCTACTGATTTGAAATATATAGCAGTGGCAGAAAGTGCTTTGCGCAATGCTGTTTCACCCGCCGGTGCTAAGGGGATCTGGCAATTCATGAAAGGTACGGGTACTGATTATGGTCTGGAAATCAATGATGAAGTAGATGAACGCTACCATCTGGAGAAATCTACCCATGCCGCTGCTAAATACCTGAAATCTCTCCGGGAACGCTTTGGTAGCTGGGCCAATGCCGCTGCAGCCTACAATATGGGCGGCGGCAACATGAACAAGCACCTCCGGGAGCAAGCATCCGATAACTACTTCGACCTCAACCTCAATGAAGAAACCTCCCGGTATTACTTCCGTCTGGTAGCCATCAAAGAAATCATGGAAAACCCACGAGAATTTGGTTTTTATGTCGATCGCGAAGATTATTACCCCGCCTTGGACGATTACCGCACCAAAGAAGTAAGCGATTCCATTGAAAGCTGGGGGGCTTTCGCCAAAGAACACGGCACCAGCTACCGTATGCTCAAATTATACAACCCCTGGCTGATCGACAGCAAATTGACCAACCGCAGTGGGAAGACTTATGAAATACGGATTCCGAAATAAGGTGCCAGTGCTTGAAGTTGTCCTCTCCACTTCCGCGAACGCTAGAGAGCACAACCGCAAGCGTAGCGCACACAAACTACTCCCCCCGCAACTGCTCCGCCGGATTTACCCAAGCTGCTCGTAGGCCGTAGTAACTTACGGTGAGGAAGGCCAAGCCTAGGCCGAGTAGGGCAGCCAGCGGCAATTGCCACCAGGCAAAATCTACCCGGTATGCGTAGTTGTTCAACCACTGTTTTACGCCCCACCAGGCTAGTGGCAGTCCAATGAGAACGGCAATAAGGATGAGTTTCATAAAGCCCCCACTGAGTAGCAGCACCAACTGGCTAGTGCCTGCCCCCAGAATTTTTCGAATACTGATTTCTTTGGTTCTTAATTGGGCAGCGTATGCGGCTAGTCCCACCAAGCCTAAGCACGCAACCACGATGGTTAGCAAGGTAAAGAATAGCAGGATTTGACCAAACTGTCGGTCACTGGTGTATTGTTGGGCAAAACGTTCATCCAGGAAACTGTGCTGGAAGGTATTTCCTGGAAAATGCTCATTGTACAATGCTT is a window from the Lewinella sp. LCG006 genome containing:
- a CDS encoding transglycosylase SLT domain-containing protein; the protein is MSKQKLWSINLILLALTSIFILVASQMSSTEKKDYDWEPTDNVPQIVKSMDLNKAFSFCGEALPMDNFDVRERLDRELTVNTYWHSSTILSIKSTMRFFPIMDKILEEEGVPTDLKYIAVAESALRNAVSPAGAKGIWQFMKGTGTDYGLEINDEVDERYHLEKSTHAAAKYLKSLRERFGSWANAAAAYNMGGGNMNKHLREQASDNYFDLNLNEETSRYYFRLVAIKEIMENPREFGFYVDREDYYPALDDYRTKEVSDSIESWGAFAKEHGTSYRMLKLYNPWLIDSKLTNRSGKTYEIRIPK
- a CDS encoding OsmC family protein; protein product: MPQKTHHYSLHLNWTGNKGQGTSSYDVYARDHELSAEGKQVVLPGSSDPAFRGDPTRYNPEELLLASLSSCHMLWFLHLCSTHGIVVVAYEDTPVGTMLETKTGNGHFTEVVLRPRVKVATGATLEKIPELHHQANKYCFIANSVNFPVRHEGEVEFVTD
- the scpB gene encoding SMC-Scp complex subunit ScpB, whose product is MDHLVQHIESLIFTTDHSISLEEIDSVLEEAFGLNFPDEQIIEAIEELKERYASPRYAFEIVEIGGGYQFLTKGAYHNTVGVFLRQTTHKRLSRSALETLSIVAYRQPVTKSELEAIRGVSCDYAMQKLLEKELVIIVGRSDGPGKPLLYATSGKFMDYFGLKSMDDLPKPKEFSSPENAIGEHAPIEEDIENYRGRAATEMGEEE
- a CDS encoding DUF2480 family protein yields the protein MEQPLVNRVANSGLITIKLEEFFPSQELAIFDLKDYLFMEMILKEKDFREALKDHNWEQYQGKILLVYCSADAIIPVWAYMLVATYAAPFAHDVFQGTADDFYRTYFLRQLDQLDTEQYRDQRLVIKGCSDHPVPPAAYLEITRKLQPLAKSIMYGEPCSTVPVYKQPRK